DNA from Kitasatospora acidiphila:
GGCGGCGCCCAGCGCGGCGAACGCCGCCGCCGCCTGCGACGGCAGCACCTCGCCGGCCTTGCCCCAGGCCGGCTCCACCAGGGGCGCCTCACCGACCAGCAGCGTCATCCGGTCCGCCAGGGCGTGCAGCCGCGCCGAGCGGAGCTCCTGCAGCACGGTGCTGTGAGCCCGGGTGCGGGCCAGGGTCAGCTGGCGGTCCAGGAGCGCCCGGGCCTTCGGCGCCCCCTGGTGCCCGGCCAGCATGCCCGGACCGCCCTCACCGGCCGGCGCGACCCCGCTCAGCGAGTCCACCGCCGCCAGCAGCCTCGCCGAGCGCCGCTGGTAGGCCGGCTCCTGCGCCAACAGGTTGAGCAGCCAGCGCAGTTCGGCCCGCGACTCGTGCGCCCAGCCCGGCTCGAAGACGGCACCGAATGTGTGCAGCGCACCGCCGACCCGCCGCACCGCGCGCAGCAGCTCCAGCGTCCCCCCGCTGCCCGCCGGGGAGTTGAGCGACGGCAGCGCACCGGGTCTGGCCCCCGCCTCGCCCACCGCCTGCGGCAGCGCGCGCAGGAAGTTGCCCGCCTGCTCGGTGAGATACCGGGAGATGACCTCCCCGGCGGTCGCGGTGGCCGCCGGGGCCGTCATGGGCGCGTCAGTCATGTGGTGGGTACTCCCCGTTCCCCCAGGGCAGGCCGAACCCCCGGGGCAGTGACGGATGGTCAGAGACCGCCGGCGGAACTCCGGCGGCGCTGGCGCGAGTCGATGAGCAGCTCTTGGATGTCGCGGAGCCGGCGGCCGTCGGCATCATGGCTCCGCCTGAGCCAGGCGCCGTCCGGGCCCAGATGCCAGGAGGCGGTGTCCTCGGCCATACCGAGATCGAGCAGTCCGGACAGCTCCGCACGGTGCGCCGGATCGGCCACCCGGACCAGCGCCTCGATCCGCCGGTCAAGGTTACGGTGCATCATATCCGCGCTGCCGAACCAGACTTCGGGATCTCCGGCATTGCCGAAGACGAACAGCCGGGAGTGCTCCAGGAACCGTCCGAGCACGCTGCGGACCCGGATGTGCTCGCTCAGGCCGGCCACCCCGGGGCGCAGCGCGCAGATCCCGCGCACCCAGATGTCCACCGGCACACCGGCCTGCGAGGCCCGGTAGAGCTCGTCGATCACGGCCTCGTCGACGATCGAGTTGACCTTGATCTTGACGTACGCCGGCAGGCCCGCCTCCTTGTTGGCGACCTCGTTGCGGATCCGGGCGAGCAGCCCGTCCCGCAGCCCGCGCGGTGCGGTGAGCAGCCGGCGGTAGGACTCCCGGCGCGAGTAGCCGGAGAGCCGGTTGAACAGGTCCGAGAGGTCGGCGCCGACCTGCGGGTCGCTGGTCAGCAGCCCCAGGTCCTCGTACAGCCGGGCGGTCTTCGGGTGGTAGTTGCCGGTACCGACGTGCGCGTAGCGGCGCAGCGTCTCACCCTCCTGGCGGACCACCAGCGACAGCTTGCAGTGCGTCTTGAGCCCCACCAGCCCGTAGACCACATGGCAACCGGCCTCCTCCAACTTCCGGGCCCACTTGATGTTGGCCTGCTCGTCGAAGCGCGCCTTGATCTCGACCAGCACCAGCACCTGCTTGCCCGACTCGGCGGCGTCGATCAGCGCGTCCACGATCGGCGAGTCGCCGGAGGTGCGGTACAGCGTCTGCTTGATCGCCAGCACGTTCGGGTCGGAGGCGGCCTGCTCCAGGAAGGCCTGCACCGAGGTCGAGAAGCTGTCGTACGGGTGGTGCAGCAGCACGTCCCGTTCGCGCATGGCGGCGAAGATGTCCGGCTGCGAGGCCGACTCGACATCGGCCAGCGCCCTGGCCGTGCCGGCCACGAACTTGCGGTACTTCAGCTCCGGGCGGTCCAGGTCGGCGATCCCGAACAGGCCGGTCAGGTCCAGCGGGCCGGGCAGCGGGAACACCTCGGCCTCGGTGATGTTCAGCTCGCGCACCAGCAGGTCGAGGATGTAGGGGTCGATCGACTCCTCCACCTCCAGCCGCACCGGCGGGCCGAACCGGCGCCGCATCAGCTCCTTCTCCAGCGCCTTGAGGATGTTCTCGGCGTCGTCCTCCTCCACCTCCAGGTCCTCGTTGCGAGTGACCCGGAACGCGTGGTGGGCGAGCACCTCCATCCCCGGGAAGAGCTCCTCCAGGTGCGCCCCCATCACATCCTCCAGCGGCACGTACCGCTGCGCGGAGGCCTCCAGGAACCGGGAGAGGGACTGCGGCACCTTCACCCGGGCGAAGTGCTTGTGGCCGGAGACCGGGTTGCGGACCACCACGGCCAGGTTGAGGCTCAGCCCCGATATGTAGGGGAACGGGTGCGCCGGGTCGACCGCCAGCGGGGTCAGCACCGGGAAGATCTGCTGCCGGAACAGGGTGTGCAGCCGGGACTGCTCGTGGTCGGTGAGCTCGCCCCAGCGCACCAGCTCGATGCCCTCGGCGGCCAGGTCGGGCAGCACATCGTGCTGGAAGGTGGCCGCGTGGCGGGCCATCAGCTCCCGCGACCTGGTCCAGATCTGGTCCAGCACCTCGCGCGGCTGCAGCCCGGAGGCGCTGCGCTGGGCCACCCCGGTGGCGATCCGGCGCTTCAGGCCGGCCACCCGGACCATGAAGAACTCGTCCAGGTTGCTCGCGAAGATGGCCAGGAACTTGGCCCGCTCCAGCAGCGGGATCTCGGAGTCCTCGGCCAGCTCCAGCACCCGCTCGTTGAACGCCAGCCAGCTGCGTTCACGGTCCAGGAAGCGGCCCTGCGGCAGAGCTGTCGGCTCGCCGTCGGTCGTGCTGTCCACCGGGCGACCGAGCGCGTTGGTGATGCTCATGGGTTCCAGCTCCTCCGGGGCCGTGATGTCCGAGGTGCCGTTCTGCTCCGCACCCGACGGACCCGACGGGTAGGGCCAGCCGCCCGGCGCGGTCGCTAGCCGACCGAGCCGAGCCGCGTGACCCAAGCTGCGGGAGCGAGACACTACGGACGTCATCCTGTGATCTTCGCGGCGTCAATTGAATCCACGGTAAACACCGCATGGCCAGGAGGAAAGCTGAGGCGGTCGGGCCCCGGTCGCGCTCAGCTACCGCGCTTCACCTGGTACATCAGGTCTACTTCGTGGACGACGAAGCCCACTCGTTCATATACCCGCACCGCGGCCGTGTTGTCCGCGTCGACGTAGAGCAGCACGGTGTCCAGGCCGCGGTCCAGGGCCAGGTGGCGCAAGCCGACCGTGGTCAGCGCCCGGCCCAGGCCGTTGCCCTGCTCGGCCGGGTCGACACCCACCACATAGACCTCGCCAAGCTCGGGCTCGGTCGCGGTGGCCGGGTGCACCTTGGTCCAGTGGAAGCCGACCAGCCGGTCGTTCCGGAAGGCCAGGAAGAAGCCGTTCGGGTCGAACCAGGGCTCGGCCAGGCGGTCGGCCAGGTCCTGCGTGGTCCAGGAACCCTGCTCCGGGTGGTGGGCGAAGGCCAGGGCGTTCAGCCGAAGCCAGGCCTCGTCGTCCTGCCCCGGGCGGAACGCGCGGACCGTCACGCCCTCGGGCAGCGGGGCCTGCTCCGGCGCCGGCGCGGTCCGGCGCATCTGCCGCAGCTCGCGGATCAGCTCGGCGCCGTATTCGGCGGCCAGCCGGACCGCGCCCGGGTGCCCGCCGTGCGCCCAGAAGTCCACGGTCCGCTGCGGGCCGGCCTCCTCGAGCACCGCGTCGAGCAGGTGCCGGCCGAGCCCCCGGCGCCGCAGCTCGGGATGGACGGCCAGCTCGACGGTGGCGGCCGACTCCGCGGCGGAGGCCTCGAGCTGGGCATAACCGGCGGGACGCGAGTCGAGGGTCTGCACCAGGTGGAGGACCCCGGGGCGGGGGGCGTCGGCGCGCAGGCGGAGTCGGCCCGCTTCGGACACGGCTTCCCGCCCGTCGGCAGCGGCAGCAGCAGCGAGCACGGTACGGGCGACGTCCAGGTCTTCGGCGGTGAGCGAATCGGTGGTGTAGATGACCATGTGTGCGACCCTACGCCGCGCCGGCTCGGGCCACTTGGAATAGCAGGAGCCACAACGCGAAGAAGCCCCGACGGTTGCCCGTCGGGGCTTCTTCTGAAGAATTGTTCGGCGGCGTCCTACTCTCCCACAGGGTCCCCCTGCAGTACCATCGGCGCTGTAAGGCTTAGCTTCCGGGTTCGGAATGTAACCGGGCGTTTCCCTCACGCTATGACCACCGAAACACTATGAAACTATCGGCCGCACCACCGCCTCAAATGCGGTGGGGTCGTTGTTTCAGAACAACACAGTGGACGCGAGCAACTGAGGACAAGCCCTCGGCCTATTAGTACCGGTCAGCTCCACCCCTCACAGGGCTTCCACATCCGGCCTATCAACCCAGTCGTCTACTGGGAGCCTTACCCTCTCAAGGAGGTGGGAGTGCTCATCTCGAAGCAGGCTTCCCGCTTAGATGCTTTCAGCGGTTATCCCTCCCGAACGTAGCCAACCAGCCATGCCCTTGGCAGAACAACTGGCACACCAGAGGTTCGTCCGTCCCGGTCCTCTCGTACTAGGGACAGCCCTTCTCAACACTCCTACGCGCACAGCGGATAGGGACCGAACTGTCTCACGACGTTCTAAACCCAGCTCGCGTACCGCTTTAATGGGCGAACAGCCCAACCCTTGGGACCTACTCCAGCCCCAGGATGCGACGAGCCGACATCGAGGTGCCAAACCATCCCGTCGATATGGACTCTTGGGGAAGATCAGCCTGTTATCCCCGGGGTACCTTTTATCCGTTGAGCGACGGCGCTTCCACAAGCCACCGCCGGATCACTAGTCCCTGCTTTCGCACCTGCTCGACCCGTCGGTCTCACAGTCAAGCTCCCTTGTGCACTTACACTCAACACCTGATTGCCAACCAGGCTGAGGGAACCTTTGGGCGCCTCCGTTACCCTTTAGGAGGCAACCGCCCCAGTTAAACTACCCACCAGACACTGTCCCTGATCCGGATCACGGACCCAGGTTAGACATCCAGCACGACCAGAGTGGTATTTCAACGGCGACTCCACAACAACTGGCGTTGCTGCTTCACAGTCTCCCACCTATCCTACACAAGCCGAACCGAACACCAATATCAAGCTATAGTAAAGGTCCCGGGGTCTTTCCGTCCTGCTGCGCGAAACGAGCATCTTTACTCGTAATGCAATTTCACCGGGCCTATGGTTGAGACAGTCGAGAAGTCGTTACGCCATTCGTGCAGGTCGGAACTTACCCGACAAGGAATTTCGCTACCTTAGGATGGTTATAGTTACCACCGCCGTTTACTGGCGCTTAAGTTCTCAGCTTCGCCCCGACGAATCAGAGCTAACCGGTCCCCTTAACGTTCCAGCACCGGGCAGGCGTCAGTCCGTATACATCGCCTTACGGCTTCGCACGGACCTGTGTTTTTAGTAAACAGTCGCTTCTCGCTGGTCTCTGCGGCCACCCCCAGCTCAGGCAGCAAGTGCCATCACCAGGAGGGGCCCCCCTTCTCCCGAAGTTACGGGGGCATTTTGCCGAGTTCCTTAACCATAGTTCACCCGAACGCCTCGGTATTCTCTACCTGACCACCTGAGTCGGTTTGGGGTACGGGCCGCCATGAAACTCGCTAGAGGCTTTTCTCGACAGCATAGGATCATCCACTTCACCACAATCGGCTCGGCATCAGGTCTCAGACTATATGTGAGGCGGATTTGCCTACCCCACGTCCTACACCCTTACCCCGGGACAACCACCGCCCGGGCTGGACTACCTTCCTGCGTCACCCCATCGCTCAGCTACTACCCTGTTGGACCGGCGGCTCCACCACTCCCCTTTGTCCGAAGACTCCGGGGCGGCTTCACGGCCTTAGCATTCAGAGGTTCGCCGTTGGCGCTTCAAAGCGGGTACGGGAATATCAACCCGTTGTCCATCGACTACGCCTGTCGGCCTCGCCTTAGGTCCCGACTTACCCTGGGCAGATCAGCTTGACCCAGGAACCCTTGGTCAATCGGCGCAAGAGTTTCCCACTCTTGTATCGCTACTCATGCCTGCATTCTCACTCGTATACCGTCCACGACTCGATTCCTCGGCCGCTTCACCCGGCACACGACGCTCCCCTACCCATCCACAGCGCCGTTGGGCGTATTCTGTGAATGACACGACTTCGGTGGTGTACTTGAGCCCCGCTACATTGTCGGCGCGGAATCACTTGACCAGTGAGCTATTACGCACTCTTTCAAGGGTGGCTGCTTCTAAGCCAACCTCCTGGTTGTCTCTGCGACTCCACATCCTTTCCCACTTAGCACACGCTTAGGGACCTTAGTCGGTGTTCTGGGCTGTTTCCCTCTCGACCATGGAGCTTATCCCCCACAGTCTCACTGCCGCGCTCTCACTTACCGGCATTCGGAGTTTGGCTAAGGTCAGTAACCCGGTGAGGCCCATCGCCTATCCAGTGCTCTACCTCCGGCAAGAAACACGCGACGCTGCACCTAAATGCATTTCGGGGAGAACCAGCTATCACGGAGTTTGATTGGCCTTTCACCCCTAACCACAGGTCATCCCCCAGGTTTTCAACCCTGGTGGGTTCGGTCCTCCACACGGTCTTACCCGCGCTTCAACCTGCCCATGGCTAGATCACTCCGCTTCGGGTCTTGGGCATGCAACTCAAACGCCCTATTCGGACTCGCTTTCGCTACGGCTACCCCACACGGGTTAACCTCGCTACACACCGCAAACTCGCAGGCTCATTCTTCAAAAGGCACGCAGTCACGGCTGGCCGGCAAGCCGACCAACGACGCTCCCACGGCTTGTAGGCACACGGTTTCAGGTACTATTTCACTCCGCTCCCGCGGTACTTTTCACCATTCCCTCACGGTACTATCCGCTATCGGTCACCAGGGAATATTTAGGCTTAGCGGGTGGTCCCGCCAGATTCACACGGGATTTCTCGGGCCCCGTGCTACTTGGGTGTTCTTCAAGCGAGCCGTACAGATTTCGTCTACGGGGTCTTACCCTCTACGCCGGACCTTTCGCATGTCCTTCGACTACCCATACGGTTTCTGACTCGCCGACCGGCCGGCAGACCGATCAAGAAAAATCCCACGACCCCTCAAGCGCAACCCCTGCCGGGTCTCACACGCTCAAGGTTTAGCCTCATCCGGTTTCGCTCGCCACTACTCCCGGAATCACGGTTGTTTTCTCTTCCTGCGGGTACTGAGATGTTTCACTTCCCCGCGTTCCCTCCACATACCCTATGTGTTCAGGTATGGGTGACAGCCCATGACGACTGCCGGGTTTCCCCATTCGGACACCCCCGGATCAAAGCTCGGTTGACAGCTCCCCGGGGCCTATCGCGGCCTCCCACGTCCTTCATCGGTTCCTGGTGCCAAGGCATCCACCGTGCGCCCTTAAAAACTTGGCCACAGATGCTCGCGTCCACTGTGCAGTTCTCAAACAACGACCAGACACCCACACTCAACACCCGCAACGGGGCATCTCGCATGAGACCGGCTCACCGAGGTTCCAGCCTTACGGCCGTTCCCTCAGGACCCAACAACGTGCCCGACACACCCGATCACTTGAACCCGTTCCACGCCGAAGCAGTACTAGGAGACAACCAACCCTGTGTGCCGAATAGTCAACGTTCCACCCATGAGCAACCGTGCGAGACATTCGCTCGCATCCGGCTATGTGCTCCTTAGAAAGGAGGTGATCCAGCCGCACCTTCCGGTACGGCTACCTTGTTACGACTTCGTCCCAATCGCTGGTCCCACCTTCGACGGCTCCCTCCCAAGGGTTAGGCCACCGGCTTCGGGTGTTACCGACTTTCGTGACGTGACGGGCGGTGTGTACAAGGCCCGGGAACGTATTCACCGCAGCATGCTGATCTGCGATTACTAGCAACTCCAACTTCATGGGGTCGAGTTGCAGACCCCAATCCGAACTGAGACCGGCTTTTTGGGATTCGCTCCACCTCACGGTATCGCAGCCCTTTGTACCGGCCATTGTAGCACGTGTGCAGCCCAAGACATAAGGGCATGATGATTTGACGTCATCCCCACCTTCCTCCGAGTTGACCCCGGCAGTCTCCTGTGAGTCCCCATCACCCCGAAAGGCATGCTGGCAACACAGAACAAGGGTTGCGCTCGTTGCGGGACTTAACCCAACATCTCACGACACGAGCTGACGACAACCATGCACCACCTGTATACCGACCACAAGGGGGCGACTATCTCTAGCCGTTTCCGGTATATGTCAAGCCTTGGTAAGGTTCTTCGCGTTGCGTCGAATTAAGCCACATGCTCCGCTGCTTGTGCGGGCCCCCGTCAATTCCTTTGAGTTTTAGCCTTGCGGCCGTACTCCCCAGGCGGGGAACTTAATGCGTTAGCTGCGGCACCGACGACGTGGAATGTCGCCAACACCTAGTTCCCAACGTTTACGGCGTGGACTACCAGGGTATCTAATCCTGTTCGCTCCCCACGCTTTCGCTCCTCAGCGTCAGTAATGGCCCAGAGATCCGCCTTCGCCACCGGTGTTCCTCCTGATATCTGCGCATTTCACCGCTACACCAGGAATTCCGATCTCCCCTACCACACTCTAGCCTGCCCGTATCGAATGCAGACCCGGGGTTAAGCCCCGGGCTTTCACATCCGACGCGACAGGCCGCCTACGAGCTCTTTACGCCCAATAATTCCGGACAACGCTCGCACCCTACGTATTACCGCGGCTGCTGGCACGTAGTTAGCCGGTGCTTCTTCTGCAGGTACCGTCACTTGCGCTTCTTCCCTGCTGAAAGAGGTTTACAACCCGAAGGCCGTCATCCCTCACGCGGCGTCGCTGCATCAGGCTTTCGCCCATTGTGCAATATTCCCCACTGCTGCCTCCCGTAGGAGTCTGGGCCGTGTCTCAGTCCCAGTGTGGCCGGTCGCCCTCTCAGGCCGGCTACCCGTCGTCGCCTTGGTAGGCCATTACCCCACCAACAAGCTGATAGGCCGCGGGCTCATCCTGCACCGCCGGAGCTTTCCACCCGGAGCCATGCGGCTCCAGGTCATATCCGGTATTAGACCCCGTTTCCAGGGCTTGTCCCAGAGTGCAGGGCAGATTGCCCACGTGTTACTCACCCGTTCGCCACTGATCCACCCCGAAGGGCTTCACCGTTCGACTTGCATGTGTTAAGCACGCCGCCAGCGTTCGTCCTGAGCCAGGATCAAACTCTCCGTGAATGTCTGCTCGTAATCGAGCGAGCACTCGCGCAGAGCGGCACAGCAACCACCGGAATAGGGCGGCCCCGTGCACTGCGTCCTCGCTAGTGTTTATTTCAAAAGGAATCTCCAACCCCGATCCGGAAGGATCAAGGCCGGGGATGTCAACATATCTGGCGTTGACTTTTGGCACGCTGTTGAGTTCTCAAGGAACGGACGCTTCCTTCGAATTCGCTTCCGCGTTTTCTCCGGGCGCTTCGTTCTTTCGTGTTTCGAGCCTATCAGATCCGCCTTCCGGCTTTTTCCGACTCGCTCTCGGTGTTTCCAACCTTACCAGGTCTTCCGCACCGCTTCGGCCTCAGGAGGCCTTCGCCGTACCGGACCTGACGGCCCGTCCGACGTGTTGAACTTTAGCTCAGTTCCGCCCCGAAAAGCGAATCCGGCCGCACACTCAAGAATTACCGGCACAGCAAAACAAGCCCGCCCCGGAAACGCACGAAAAGACATGCGCGCCGAAGCCGACGATCTCACTGAGGATGGTGTTTCAAAGGAGTGGCTGCTCTCGGGACCGTCCGCTCAGAGCTTGCGTCCGGTGCTCCCTGACAGGCAGCTCGAAGAACACTAGACCTCTTCGAGCTCCGAGTCAACCGCCGATGTCAGGCACGGCTGCCCGGCCTCGTCGCTGCCGTCGGTCGGCAGCTGGAAGGCGAGCACGGCCACGTCGTCATCGTGGTCGGCCGTCACCCCCATGGCTCGCAGCAGCCGGGCGCAGACCACCTCGGGTGACCCGACAGCGCCGGCCAGCGTTCGGGAGAGCAGGCCCAGGCCCTGGTCGATGTCCTGGTCCCGGCGCTCGACCAGGCCGTCGGTGTAGAGGACTCCGGTGGTGCCGGGGAGCAGGCGCAGCGTGTGCGAGCTGTGGCTGCCGTCGCCGGTGCCGAGCGGCGGGCCGTTCTGCTGCTCGCCCTGGAGCACGGCACCGTCGGGAGCGCGCAGCATCAGCGGCAGGTGGCCGGCGGAGGCGTAGGTGAGGGTGTGGGCCGGGGGTCGTAGACGGCGTAGACGCAGGTGGCGATCTGGTTGGCGTCGATCTCCATGGCGATGCCGTCGAGCAGGGTCATCACCTGGTGCGGCGGCAGGTCGAGGCGGGCGTAGGCGCGCACGGCGGTGCGCAGCTGTCCCATCACGGCGGCGGCGCGCAGCCCGCGGCCCATCACGTCGCCGATCACCAGGGCGGTGCGCCCGGCGGGCAGGCCGATCACGTCGTACCAGTCGCCGCCGACCGCGGCCTCGGCGCCGCCGGGCCGGTAGGTGGCGGCGACCCGCAGGTCGGCGGGCTGCTCCAGCTCCTGCGGCAGCAGGCTGTGCTGCAGGGTGACGGCCGCCTCGCGCTGCTTGCGCTCGGCCTCCCGCAGCCGGGTGGCGATGGCGACCTGGTCGGTGACCTCGGCGGCGTAGATCAGCACACCGACGGCGGGCCGGGCGTGGCCCTCCTTGGTGCAGACCCGTTCGGTGGAGTGCAGCGGCACGCAGGACACGTTGAAGCAGTGGCGGCGGTCGGCGGTGCTGCGCGCCTTGACGCTGCGGCCGCGCCCGCTGCGCAGCACCTGGTCGAGCAGCGGGAGCAGGCCGAGCTCGGCGAGCTCGGGCAGGGCCTCTTCGGCGGGCGCGCCGTTGGTGCGGGTGCCGAAGAGTTCGCGGTAGGCGTCGTTGGCGTAGCCGAGGCGGTGCCGGCTGCCGTAGGTGATCACCACGGGGCGGGCAGCCGGCCGAGCACGTCGCGCAGGTCGTAGAGCTCGTGCAGGTCGAGCAGCTGATCGGGTCCGGGCAGGCCGGAGGGGCCGAGCGGGTCACGGGGCCCGGGGAGGGCGACCTGGTCGTCCTTGGGCGGTGCGACACGCCTCGGCGCTCCGGTGAGCCGCGCACTCCAGCGCATGAGGTTCAACCGATCGTCGCTTTCCTCGGGGCTCCCGCCGGTCCGGATTCCGCCGGGGGCCACTCGGTCCGTCACGGTTCGTACTGATGTCCATACTGGCCGTGACGGGGCTTCACGCAGATCCTGTCAGGTGAAGACCGGGTTCCGGAAGTCGTACGTGTGTTGGTCGTGTTGTACGGCACGTCGACTGGCCGTCGTTCAAGGTACGTGCGGGCCGGATGCGAACAGCCCGCCCAGCAGCCAGTCGGCGAGGATCCGCACCCGCCGCTCGGTGCTCGGCACCCGGCGCAGCATGCGGG
Protein-coding regions in this window:
- the mshD gene encoding mycothiol synthase, with the protein product MVIYTTDSLTAEDLDVARTVLAAAAAADGREAVSEAGRLRLRADAPRPGVLHLVQTLDSRPAGYAQLEASAAESAATVELAVHPELRRRGLGRHLLDAVLEEAGPQRTVDFWAHGGHPGAVRLAAEYGAELIRELRQMRRTAPAPEQAPLPEGVTVRAFRPGQDDEAWLRLNALAFAHHPEQGSWTTQDLADRLAEPWFDPNGFFLAFRNDRLVGFHWTKVHPATATEPELGEVYVVGVDPAEQGNGLGRALTTVGLRHLALDRGLDTVLLYVDADNTAAVRVYERVGFVVHEVDLMYQVKRGS
- a CDS encoding RNA degradosome polyphosphate kinase; amino-acid sequence: MTSVVSRSRSLGHAARLGRLATAPGGWPYPSGPSGAEQNGTSDITAPEELEPMSITNALGRPVDSTTDGEPTALPQGRFLDRERSWLAFNERVLELAEDSEIPLLERAKFLAIFASNLDEFFMVRVAGLKRRIATGVAQRSASGLQPREVLDQIWTRSRELMARHAATFQHDVLPDLAAEGIELVRWGELTDHEQSRLHTLFRQQIFPVLTPLAVDPAHPFPYISGLSLNLAVVVRNPVSGHKHFARVKVPQSLSRFLEASAQRYVPLEDVMGAHLEELFPGMEVLAHHAFRVTRNEDLEVEEDDAENILKALEKELMRRRFGPPVRLEVEESIDPYILDLLVRELNITEAEVFPLPGPLDLTGLFGIADLDRPELKYRKFVAGTARALADVESASQPDIFAAMRERDVLLHHPYDSFSTSVQAFLEQAASDPNVLAIKQTLYRTSGDSPIVDALIDAAESGKQVLVLVEIKARFDEQANIKWARKLEEAGCHVVYGLVGLKTHCKLSLVVRQEGETLRRYAHVGTGNYHPKTARLYEDLGLLTSDPQVGADLSDLFNRLSGYSRRESYRRLLTAPRGLRDGLLARIRNEVANKEAGLPAYVKIKVNSIVDEAVIDELYRASQAGVPVDIWVRGICALRPGVAGLSEHIRVRSVLGRFLEHSRLFVFGNAGDPEVWFGSADMMHRNLDRRIEALVRVADPAHRAELSGLLDLGMAEDTASWHLGPDGAWLRRSHDADGRRLRDIQELLIDSRQRRRSSAGGL
- a CDS encoding CHAD domain-containing protein; the protein is MTDAPMTAPAATATAGEVISRYLTEQAGNFLRALPQAVGEAGARPGALPSLNSPAGSGGTLELLRAVRRVGGALHTFGAVFEPGWAHESRAELRWLLNLLAQEPAYQRRSARLLAAVDSLSGVAPAGEGGPGMLAGHQGAPKARALLDRQLTLARTRAHSTVLQELRSARLHALADRMTLLVGEAPLVEPAWGKAGEVLPSQAAAAFAALGAAVQALPLRRAATAYQGDALHRLGGAEPSGPAVVPPQGRTGDADSALAADDAPWHRVRILLKRTRYALEVCGRPGDQLVELDRVLDCHQEAADAAVTAATAARTPRITPATAYVLGVVHADQRLEVEAARFAFGSRWPELPLSLDGWEGPPGQRMG